The Papilio machaon chromosome 3, ilPapMach1.1, whole genome shotgun sequence genome window below encodes:
- the LOC106712344 gene encoding very-long-chain (3R)-3-hydroxyacyl-CoA dehydratase hpo-8: MTDKVIKKTKPSEPSALGKLYLLSYNVIQTIGWFYLLWQSLVHFLNRGTLATYWDEVKWTIIIFQNAAILEVVHAALRLVPSGVMVVLMQVYSRVFLVCGVLLTTQGAPSSPGLPLCVLAWSITEIVRYGYYALNLINSVPQSLLFLRYSTFLVLYPLGITGELLCMYHALDEIASEKLFTILMPNTWNFVFNYYYFLIFYMLLYIPLFPVLFGHMLKQRNKMLSKDIKKQV; encoded by the exons atgactgataaagtaataaaaaagactAAACCCTCGGAACCTTCTGCACTGGGGAAATTGTACCTCTTGTCTTATAACGTTATTCAAACAATAgg gtggttttatttattatggcAGTCATTAGTTCACTTTTTAAACCGTGGAACACTTGCAACATATTGGGATGAAGTAAAATggactattattatatttcaaaatgctGCAATTTTAGAG GTAGTGCACGCGGCCTTGAGGTTGGTGCCGTCCGGTGTGATGGTGGTCCTGATGCAGGTGTACTCGCGCGTGTTCCTCGTGTGCGGTGTTCTGCTGACAACACAGGGTGCCCCCTCCAGCCCCGGCCTGCCGCTCTGTGTCCTTGCTTGGTCCATCACTGAGATCGTACGATACGGATACTATGCACTCAACTTGATTAATTCCGTACCACAATCTCTGCTCTTCTTAAG ATATTCGACGTTCCTTGTTCTATATCCTCTTGGGATAACGGGTGAACTGCTGTGTATGTATCATGCTCTCGATGAAATTGCTTCTGAGAAGTTATTTACAATTCTAATGCCAAATACATGGAAtttcgtatttaattattattactttttaatattctatatGCTTTTGTATATTCCATTATTCCCGGTTTTATTTGGACACATGTTGAAGcagagaaataaaatgttaagtaaaGATATTAAGAAGCAAGTATAG
- the LOC106712326 gene encoding 60S ribosomal protein L30 → MVAAKKQKKTIESINSRLALVMKSGKYCLGYKQTLKTLRQGKAKLVIIAKNAPPLRKSEIEYYALLAKTGVHHYSGNNIELGTACGKYYRVCTLAITDPGDSDIITTLPEATA, encoded by the exons ATGGTTGCGGCAAAGAAGCAG aaaaagACCATTGAGTCAATCAACTCAAGATTGGCTTTGGTGATGAAATCAGGCAAATACTGCCTAGGATATAAGCAGACTTTGAAAACCCTGCGTCAGGGGAAAGCCAAGCTGGTCATCATTGCCAAGAATGCTCCCCCATTAAG gaAATCTGAAATTGAGTACTATGCCCTTTTGGCAAAGACAGGAGTCCACCACTACAGCGGTAACAACATTGAGTTGGGAACAGCTTGTGGTAAATACTACAGGGTATGCACACTGGCCATCACAGACCCTGGTGACTCAGATATCATTACCACATTGCCTGAAGCTACTGcttaa